In Flagellatimonas centrodinii, a single window of DNA contains:
- the thiL gene encoding thiamine-phosphate kinase: MREFDLIRTHFGTRGGTRPEVLLGIGDDTALLDPPAGQIWSWSIDTLVEGVHFAATDAAADVGWKALAVNLSDLAAMGAAPVSALLALTLPVADDDWLAGFSDGFAAMAAHHGVVLAGGDTTRGPRSISVTVLGTLPADQALRRDGAQVGDVIAVTGTLGDAALALQLGAGAPPKLRARLTRPEPRVAAGLALRGLASAAIDLSDGLLADLGHVMSASGTGAAVRVDLLPTSAAFLDAVPAGQATALQTSGGDDYELCVCLPPERVADAVVALAALSLPLTVIGRVCVGQGDVNLLHADGRAVDPGPRGYQHF; the protein is encoded by the coding sequence ATGCGCGAGTTCGATCTCATCCGTACCCACTTCGGCACCCGTGGCGGTACCCGCCCGGAAGTCCTGCTGGGAATCGGCGATGACACCGCGCTGCTCGATCCGCCTGCCGGTCAGATCTGGAGCTGGTCGATCGATACGCTGGTGGAGGGCGTACATTTCGCCGCCACTGACGCGGCTGCCGACGTCGGCTGGAAAGCACTCGCCGTAAATTTGTCTGATCTTGCCGCCATGGGCGCGGCTCCCGTCAGCGCGCTGCTGGCGCTGACCCTGCCGGTGGCCGATGACGACTGGCTGGCGGGCTTCTCAGACGGTTTCGCTGCGATGGCGGCGCACCATGGCGTGGTGCTGGCGGGTGGGGACACCACGCGCGGACCGCGCAGCATCAGCGTCACGGTTTTGGGTACGCTACCCGCCGATCAGGCACTGCGCCGCGACGGTGCGCAGGTCGGTGATGTCATCGCCGTGACCGGCACGCTCGGTGACGCCGCGTTGGCGCTGCAACTGGGCGCCGGCGCGCCGCCGAAGTTGCGTGCTCGACTGACCCGACCGGAACCGCGCGTCGCGGCCGGGCTGGCGCTACGCGGTTTGGCCAGCGCTGCCATCGACCTGTCCGACGGGCTGCTGGCCGATCTCGGCCACGTCATGTCTGCCAGCGGCACCGGGGCAGCCGTTCGCGTCGATTTGCTGCCGACATCAGCGGCCTTTCTTGATGCCGTCCCCGCGGGGCAGGCCACCGCCCTGCAGACATCGGGGGGTGACGACTACGAATTGTGTGTGTGCCTGCCGCCTGAGCGCGTGGCCGACGCGGTGGTCGCCTTGGCGGCGTTGTCGCTGCCGCTTACCGTCATCGGCCGCGTCTGCGTGGGGCAGGGTGACGTCAACCTGCTGCACGCCGATGGCCGTGCCGTCGATCCCGGCCCTCGCGGCTATCAGCATTTCTGA
- a CDS encoding phosphatidylglycerophosphatase A family protein, with protein sequence MKNPPLPTRLILFTPVHLLAFGFGAGLAPRAPGTVGTLVGIPFALAVIAMPPLQMVVALAFLIGAGIYLCGESARLLGVHDHGGIVFDEIVGYVIACLPLMPILRPEGLSLVVGLLLAFGLFRFFDIVKPWPIRWLDRHVHGGLGIMVDDLLAGVFAAVILYVGNLAYS encoded by the coding sequence ATGAAAAATCCGCCGCTGCCGACTCGATTGATCCTGTTCACGCCGGTCCACCTGCTGGCCTTCGGTTTTGGAGCCGGGCTGGCGCCGCGCGCGCCCGGGACGGTTGGCACCTTGGTGGGCATTCCGTTTGCACTGGCGGTCATCGCCATGCCGCCGTTACAGATGGTGGTGGCGCTGGCGTTTCTGATCGGCGCGGGGATCTACCTCTGTGGCGAGAGCGCGCGCTTGCTCGGCGTTCACGACCACGGCGGCATCGTCTTTGACGAGATCGTTGGGTATGTCATCGCCTGTCTGCCGTTGATGCCGATACTGCGCCCGGAGGGGCTGTCACTTGTGGTCGGCTTGCTCTTGGCCTTCGGCCTGTTCCGCTTCTTTGACATCGTCAAGCCGTGGCCGATTCGCTGGCTTGATCGCCACGTTCATGGTGGACTCGGGATCATGGTCGACGACCTGCTGGCCGGGGTGTTCGCGGCTGTGATCCTGTACGTCGGTAATCTTGCGTATTCTTGA